In Lineus longissimus chromosome 9, tnLinLong1.2, whole genome shotgun sequence, one genomic interval encodes:
- the LOC135493326 gene encoding tripartite motif-containing protein 2-like isoform X2 — MMSIAQWVKQVTVSTVLPIKMADDRERIWESPRDHKFLSCGICFGEYVKPKVLPCLHTFCEHCLDRYIPSESLSVSCPTCQKQSILPKNGVSALQNNLLIGTLMDLMAAEKDCVVCQAQGKMATKCQECDGFLCDSCAEGHKEDEVTASHNVVKLSELALSDGVDSTNDSLCCSSHEGQTFQFYCNTCETAICEKCTEMEHADHVTLPLQDAMDDIKTSLQTNLEHVKAKYSLVQEALVKVEEVQTNLTSNYNECETDILKNFELVEDLVARRKHRLIDDLQVAYDRKHSVMKEQKQMLANLLDTIDSCCELTENAVKHGNETDILLVKKEMSEKLTVLSSPKKQFLPDENDLLVLLYTDMVPIEKVIKRFGSVKTNSAVAHETAASGEGLKQCFTGVKTTIGLTTKDRKGDVTKSGYGIFTAELTASSGKVTIPEVVDNGGGAYDLCYIATEDGAHQLDINLYGDPIKGSPFKIKSVPKPDGYELKPPSAGKVPSKSSSRQRTKRSTSTRSQGSNRRSNPIEDDLLDRIGSRGRNKGEFTNPQGLCTTSDGKILVADSNNQNIQVFNNTGDFKFRFGIRGRTAGQLQRPTCVGVTLNGNYVISDYDNKWVSIHGQDGKYLNKIGTGKLLGPKGIAVDKNGHIIVVDNKASCVFIFQSNGKMIHKFGSRGNMDHQFAGPHYVAVNDENDIIVSDFHNHCIKVFDSEGSFLFAFGSNGEGNGQFNAPTGVATDEHGNILVADWGNSRIQVFDNTGSFLSYVNTQADALYGPQGIAVTSDGNVVVADSGNHCLKIYKYLQ; from the exons ATGATGTCTATTGCACAGTGGGTGAAACAG GTCACCGTATCGACGGTGTTACCTATCAAGATGGCCGACGACCGTGAACGAATCTGGGAGTCGCCCAGAGACCATAAGTTCCTGAGCTGCGGCATCTGTTTTGGCGAGTACGTGAAACCAAAGGTGCTGCCTTGCCTCCATACCTTCTGCGAACACTGCCTGGACCGGTACATTCCGTCGGAGAGTCTCTCCGTATCCTGTCCGACGTGTCAAAAGCAAagcattttaccaaaaaacggTGTTTCGGCGCTTCAAAATAATCTGTTGATAGGAACGCTCATGGATCTAATGGCGGCTGAAAAGGATTGTGTTGTCTGCCAGGCGCAGGGCAAGATGGCAACCAAATGCCAAGAGTGTGATGGCTTCCTCTGTGATAGTTGTGCTGAAGGTCACAAGGAGGATGAGGTGACCGCCTCACATAATGTTGTCAAACTAAGCGAACTTGCACTTTCTGATGGAGTGGACTCTACCAACGATTCTCTATGTTGTTCTAGTCATGAGGGCCAGACATTCCAATTCTATTGTAATACCTGCGAGACTGCAATCTGCGAAAAATGCACCGAAATGGAGCATGCGGATCACGTGACACTTCCCTTGCAGGACGCCATGGATGACATCAAAACAAGCTTGCAGACGAACTTGGAGCACGTTAAGGCGAAATATTCCTTGGTACAGGAAGCTTTGGTTAAAGTAGAAGAAGTTCAAACCAATCTAACAAGCAATTATAATGAATGTGAGACCGATATACTGAAAAACTTCGAATTAGTCGAGGATTTAGTCGCTAGGagaaaacatcgtctgattgACGACTTGCAGGTCGCTTACGATAGGAAGCATTCGGTGATGAAGGAACAGAAACAGATGTTAGCGAATCTTTTGGACACTATTGATAGTTGTTGTGAACTTACTGAAAATGCTGTCAAACATGGCAACGAAACAGACATATTATTAGTCAAGAAAGAAATGAGTGAGAAATTGACTGTATTAAGTTCGCCAAAGAAGCAGTTCCTTCCGGATGAGAACGATctgttggttcttctttataCCGATATGGTACCTATTGAGAAGGTCATCAAGCGATTTGGAAGCGTCAAGACGAATTCTGCTGTTGCACACGAGACTGCTGCGAGTGGTGAAGGGTTGAAACAGTGTTTCACTGGAGTGAAGACGACCATAGGCCTGACAACCAAGGATCGAAAAGGTGACGTTACGAAATCTGGTTATGGGATCTTCACGGCGGAGCTGACGGCAAGTAGCGGGAAGGTGACCATCCCTGAAGTCGTCGATAACGGAGGTGGGGCGTACGATCTGTGTTATATTGCCACTGAAGACGGGGCGCATCAGCTGGACATCAACTTATATGGAGACCCAATCAAGGGTTCGCCTTTCAAGATAAAGTCTGTCCCAAAGCCGGATGGATACGAGTTAAAGCCACCCAGCGCCGGTAAGGTCCCGTCGAAGTCTAGCAGTAGACAACGCACCAAGCGATCCACAAGTACAAGGTCGCAGGGGTCAAACCGAAGGTCAAACCCAATCGAGGATGACCTTCTAGATAGGATTGGGAGTAGAGGACGCAACAAGGGCGAGTTCACGAACCCCCAGGGACTTTGCACGACCTCGGATGGCAAGATCTTAGTCGCAGACAGTAACAATCAGAACATTCAAGTTTTCAACAACACCGGTGATTTTAAGTTTAGGTTTGGGATCCGCGGTCGTACTGCGGGACAGCTCCAGCGACCGACATGCGTTGGTGTGACCTTGAATGGGAATTATGTGATCTCGGACTATGATAACAAATGGGTCAGCATCCACGGCCAGGATGGGAAATACTTGAACAAAATCGGCACAGGAAAGCTGTTAGGACCTAAGGGAATTGCGGTGGATAAGAATGGACATATCATTGTCGTCGATAACAAGGCCAGCTGTGTTTTCATATTCCAAAGCAACGGGAAAATGATCCATAAATTCGGCTCCCGAGGTAACATGGATCACCAGTTTGCTGGGCCGCATTACGTGGCGGTAAATGATGAGAATGATATCATTGTATCGGACTTCCATAACCACTGTATCAAGGTGTTCGATTCCGAGGGAAGCTTCCTTTTCGCTTTCGGGTCAAATGGTGAGGGAAATGGACAGTTCAATGCACCTACAGGCGTCGCCACTGACGAACATGGGAATATTCTGGTGGCCGACTGGGGAAACTCGAGAATACAG gTTTTCGACAACACCGGCTCCTTCCTCTCCTACGTCAACACGCAAGCAGACGCCCTCTATGGGCCACAGGGGATAGCAGTGACATCCGATGGCAACGTGGTTGTGGCAGATTCAGGCAATCATTGCCTAAAGATCTATAAATATCTCCAATGA
- the LOC135493326 gene encoding tripartite motif-containing protein 2-like isoform X1: protein MPGTIVGQEIDGVTTPRAVTVSTVLPIKMADDRERIWESPRDHKFLSCGICFGEYVKPKVLPCLHTFCEHCLDRYIPSESLSVSCPTCQKQSILPKNGVSALQNNLLIGTLMDLMAAEKDCVVCQAQGKMATKCQECDGFLCDSCAEGHKEDEVTASHNVVKLSELALSDGVDSTNDSLCCSSHEGQTFQFYCNTCETAICEKCTEMEHADHVTLPLQDAMDDIKTSLQTNLEHVKAKYSLVQEALVKVEEVQTNLTSNYNECETDILKNFELVEDLVARRKHRLIDDLQVAYDRKHSVMKEQKQMLANLLDTIDSCCELTENAVKHGNETDILLVKKEMSEKLTVLSSPKKQFLPDENDLLVLLYTDMVPIEKVIKRFGSVKTNSAVAHETAASGEGLKQCFTGVKTTIGLTTKDRKGDVTKSGYGIFTAELTASSGKVTIPEVVDNGGGAYDLCYIATEDGAHQLDINLYGDPIKGSPFKIKSVPKPDGYELKPPSAGKVPSKSSSRQRTKRSTSTRSQGSNRRSNPIEDDLLDRIGSRGRNKGEFTNPQGLCTTSDGKILVADSNNQNIQVFNNTGDFKFRFGIRGRTAGQLQRPTCVGVTLNGNYVISDYDNKWVSIHGQDGKYLNKIGTGKLLGPKGIAVDKNGHIIVVDNKASCVFIFQSNGKMIHKFGSRGNMDHQFAGPHYVAVNDENDIIVSDFHNHCIKVFDSEGSFLFAFGSNGEGNGQFNAPTGVATDEHGNILVADWGNSRIQVFDNTGSFLSYVNTQADALYGPQGIAVTSDGNVVVADSGNHCLKIYKYLQ, encoded by the exons ATGCCGGGTACAATAGTCGGACAAGAAATAGATGGCGTCACTACTCCAAGGGCT GTCACCGTATCGACGGTGTTACCTATCAAGATGGCCGACGACCGTGAACGAATCTGGGAGTCGCCCAGAGACCATAAGTTCCTGAGCTGCGGCATCTGTTTTGGCGAGTACGTGAAACCAAAGGTGCTGCCTTGCCTCCATACCTTCTGCGAACACTGCCTGGACCGGTACATTCCGTCGGAGAGTCTCTCCGTATCCTGTCCGACGTGTCAAAAGCAAagcattttaccaaaaaacggTGTTTCGGCGCTTCAAAATAATCTGTTGATAGGAACGCTCATGGATCTAATGGCGGCTGAAAAGGATTGTGTTGTCTGCCAGGCGCAGGGCAAGATGGCAACCAAATGCCAAGAGTGTGATGGCTTCCTCTGTGATAGTTGTGCTGAAGGTCACAAGGAGGATGAGGTGACCGCCTCACATAATGTTGTCAAACTAAGCGAACTTGCACTTTCTGATGGAGTGGACTCTACCAACGATTCTCTATGTTGTTCTAGTCATGAGGGCCAGACATTCCAATTCTATTGTAATACCTGCGAGACTGCAATCTGCGAAAAATGCACCGAAATGGAGCATGCGGATCACGTGACACTTCCCTTGCAGGACGCCATGGATGACATCAAAACAAGCTTGCAGACGAACTTGGAGCACGTTAAGGCGAAATATTCCTTGGTACAGGAAGCTTTGGTTAAAGTAGAAGAAGTTCAAACCAATCTAACAAGCAATTATAATGAATGTGAGACCGATATACTGAAAAACTTCGAATTAGTCGAGGATTTAGTCGCTAGGagaaaacatcgtctgattgACGACTTGCAGGTCGCTTACGATAGGAAGCATTCGGTGATGAAGGAACAGAAACAGATGTTAGCGAATCTTTTGGACACTATTGATAGTTGTTGTGAACTTACTGAAAATGCTGTCAAACATGGCAACGAAACAGACATATTATTAGTCAAGAAAGAAATGAGTGAGAAATTGACTGTATTAAGTTCGCCAAAGAAGCAGTTCCTTCCGGATGAGAACGATctgttggttcttctttataCCGATATGGTACCTATTGAGAAGGTCATCAAGCGATTTGGAAGCGTCAAGACGAATTCTGCTGTTGCACACGAGACTGCTGCGAGTGGTGAAGGGTTGAAACAGTGTTTCACTGGAGTGAAGACGACCATAGGCCTGACAACCAAGGATCGAAAAGGTGACGTTACGAAATCTGGTTATGGGATCTTCACGGCGGAGCTGACGGCAAGTAGCGGGAAGGTGACCATCCCTGAAGTCGTCGATAACGGAGGTGGGGCGTACGATCTGTGTTATATTGCCACTGAAGACGGGGCGCATCAGCTGGACATCAACTTATATGGAGACCCAATCAAGGGTTCGCCTTTCAAGATAAAGTCTGTCCCAAAGCCGGATGGATACGAGTTAAAGCCACCCAGCGCCGGTAAGGTCCCGTCGAAGTCTAGCAGTAGACAACGCACCAAGCGATCCACAAGTACAAGGTCGCAGGGGTCAAACCGAAGGTCAAACCCAATCGAGGATGACCTTCTAGATAGGATTGGGAGTAGAGGACGCAACAAGGGCGAGTTCACGAACCCCCAGGGACTTTGCACGACCTCGGATGGCAAGATCTTAGTCGCAGACAGTAACAATCAGAACATTCAAGTTTTCAACAACACCGGTGATTTTAAGTTTAGGTTTGGGATCCGCGGTCGTACTGCGGGACAGCTCCAGCGACCGACATGCGTTGGTGTGACCTTGAATGGGAATTATGTGATCTCGGACTATGATAACAAATGGGTCAGCATCCACGGCCAGGATGGGAAATACTTGAACAAAATCGGCACAGGAAAGCTGTTAGGACCTAAGGGAATTGCGGTGGATAAGAATGGACATATCATTGTCGTCGATAACAAGGCCAGCTGTGTTTTCATATTCCAAAGCAACGGGAAAATGATCCATAAATTCGGCTCCCGAGGTAACATGGATCACCAGTTTGCTGGGCCGCATTACGTGGCGGTAAATGATGAGAATGATATCATTGTATCGGACTTCCATAACCACTGTATCAAGGTGTTCGATTCCGAGGGAAGCTTCCTTTTCGCTTTCGGGTCAAATGGTGAGGGAAATGGACAGTTCAATGCACCTACAGGCGTCGCCACTGACGAACATGGGAATATTCTGGTGGCCGACTGGGGAAACTCGAGAATACAG gTTTTCGACAACACCGGCTCCTTCCTCTCCTACGTCAACACGCAAGCAGACGCCCTCTATGGGCCACAGGGGATAGCAGTGACATCCGATGGCAACGTGGTTGTGGCAGATTCAGGCAATCATTGCCTAAAGATCTATAAATATCTCCAATGA
- the LOC135493326 gene encoding tripartite motif-containing protein 2-like isoform X3, translating into MHTEVTVSTVLPIKMADDRERIWESPRDHKFLSCGICFGEYVKPKVLPCLHTFCEHCLDRYIPSESLSVSCPTCQKQSILPKNGVSALQNNLLIGTLMDLMAAEKDCVVCQAQGKMATKCQECDGFLCDSCAEGHKEDEVTASHNVVKLSELALSDGVDSTNDSLCCSSHEGQTFQFYCNTCETAICEKCTEMEHADHVTLPLQDAMDDIKTSLQTNLEHVKAKYSLVQEALVKVEEVQTNLTSNYNECETDILKNFELVEDLVARRKHRLIDDLQVAYDRKHSVMKEQKQMLANLLDTIDSCCELTENAVKHGNETDILLVKKEMSEKLTVLSSPKKQFLPDENDLLVLLYTDMVPIEKVIKRFGSVKTNSAVAHETAASGEGLKQCFTGVKTTIGLTTKDRKGDVTKSGYGIFTAELTASSGKVTIPEVVDNGGGAYDLCYIATEDGAHQLDINLYGDPIKGSPFKIKSVPKPDGYELKPPSAGKVPSKSSSRQRTKRSTSTRSQGSNRRSNPIEDDLLDRIGSRGRNKGEFTNPQGLCTTSDGKILVADSNNQNIQVFNNTGDFKFRFGIRGRTAGQLQRPTCVGVTLNGNYVISDYDNKWVSIHGQDGKYLNKIGTGKLLGPKGIAVDKNGHIIVVDNKASCVFIFQSNGKMIHKFGSRGNMDHQFAGPHYVAVNDENDIIVSDFHNHCIKVFDSEGSFLFAFGSNGEGNGQFNAPTGVATDEHGNILVADWGNSRIQVFDNTGSFLSYVNTQADALYGPQGIAVTSDGNVVVADSGNHCLKIYKYLQ; encoded by the exons ATGCATACCGAG GTCACCGTATCGACGGTGTTACCTATCAAGATGGCCGACGACCGTGAACGAATCTGGGAGTCGCCCAGAGACCATAAGTTCCTGAGCTGCGGCATCTGTTTTGGCGAGTACGTGAAACCAAAGGTGCTGCCTTGCCTCCATACCTTCTGCGAACACTGCCTGGACCGGTACATTCCGTCGGAGAGTCTCTCCGTATCCTGTCCGACGTGTCAAAAGCAAagcattttaccaaaaaacggTGTTTCGGCGCTTCAAAATAATCTGTTGATAGGAACGCTCATGGATCTAATGGCGGCTGAAAAGGATTGTGTTGTCTGCCAGGCGCAGGGCAAGATGGCAACCAAATGCCAAGAGTGTGATGGCTTCCTCTGTGATAGTTGTGCTGAAGGTCACAAGGAGGATGAGGTGACCGCCTCACATAATGTTGTCAAACTAAGCGAACTTGCACTTTCTGATGGAGTGGACTCTACCAACGATTCTCTATGTTGTTCTAGTCATGAGGGCCAGACATTCCAATTCTATTGTAATACCTGCGAGACTGCAATCTGCGAAAAATGCACCGAAATGGAGCATGCGGATCACGTGACACTTCCCTTGCAGGACGCCATGGATGACATCAAAACAAGCTTGCAGACGAACTTGGAGCACGTTAAGGCGAAATATTCCTTGGTACAGGAAGCTTTGGTTAAAGTAGAAGAAGTTCAAACCAATCTAACAAGCAATTATAATGAATGTGAGACCGATATACTGAAAAACTTCGAATTAGTCGAGGATTTAGTCGCTAGGagaaaacatcgtctgattgACGACTTGCAGGTCGCTTACGATAGGAAGCATTCGGTGATGAAGGAACAGAAACAGATGTTAGCGAATCTTTTGGACACTATTGATAGTTGTTGTGAACTTACTGAAAATGCTGTCAAACATGGCAACGAAACAGACATATTATTAGTCAAGAAAGAAATGAGTGAGAAATTGACTGTATTAAGTTCGCCAAAGAAGCAGTTCCTTCCGGATGAGAACGATctgttggttcttctttataCCGATATGGTACCTATTGAGAAGGTCATCAAGCGATTTGGAAGCGTCAAGACGAATTCTGCTGTTGCACACGAGACTGCTGCGAGTGGTGAAGGGTTGAAACAGTGTTTCACTGGAGTGAAGACGACCATAGGCCTGACAACCAAGGATCGAAAAGGTGACGTTACGAAATCTGGTTATGGGATCTTCACGGCGGAGCTGACGGCAAGTAGCGGGAAGGTGACCATCCCTGAAGTCGTCGATAACGGAGGTGGGGCGTACGATCTGTGTTATATTGCCACTGAAGACGGGGCGCATCAGCTGGACATCAACTTATATGGAGACCCAATCAAGGGTTCGCCTTTCAAGATAAAGTCTGTCCCAAAGCCGGATGGATACGAGTTAAAGCCACCCAGCGCCGGTAAGGTCCCGTCGAAGTCTAGCAGTAGACAACGCACCAAGCGATCCACAAGTACAAGGTCGCAGGGGTCAAACCGAAGGTCAAACCCAATCGAGGATGACCTTCTAGATAGGATTGGGAGTAGAGGACGCAACAAGGGCGAGTTCACGAACCCCCAGGGACTTTGCACGACCTCGGATGGCAAGATCTTAGTCGCAGACAGTAACAATCAGAACATTCAAGTTTTCAACAACACCGGTGATTTTAAGTTTAGGTTTGGGATCCGCGGTCGTACTGCGGGACAGCTCCAGCGACCGACATGCGTTGGTGTGACCTTGAATGGGAATTATGTGATCTCGGACTATGATAACAAATGGGTCAGCATCCACGGCCAGGATGGGAAATACTTGAACAAAATCGGCACAGGAAAGCTGTTAGGACCTAAGGGAATTGCGGTGGATAAGAATGGACATATCATTGTCGTCGATAACAAGGCCAGCTGTGTTTTCATATTCCAAAGCAACGGGAAAATGATCCATAAATTCGGCTCCCGAGGTAACATGGATCACCAGTTTGCTGGGCCGCATTACGTGGCGGTAAATGATGAGAATGATATCATTGTATCGGACTTCCATAACCACTGTATCAAGGTGTTCGATTCCGAGGGAAGCTTCCTTTTCGCTTTCGGGTCAAATGGTGAGGGAAATGGACAGTTCAATGCACCTACAGGCGTCGCCACTGACGAACATGGGAATATTCTGGTGGCCGACTGGGGAAACTCGAGAATACAG gTTTTCGACAACACCGGCTCCTTCCTCTCCTACGTCAACACGCAAGCAGACGCCCTCTATGGGCCACAGGGGATAGCAGTGACATCCGATGGCAACGTGGTTGTGGCAGATTCAGGCAATCATTGCCTAAAGATCTATAAATATCTCCAATGA
- the LOC135493326 gene encoding tripartite motif-containing protein 2-like isoform X4, producing MADDRERIWESPRDHKFLSCGICFGEYVKPKVLPCLHTFCEHCLDRYIPSESLSVSCPTCQKQSILPKNGVSALQNNLLIGTLMDLMAAEKDCVVCQAQGKMATKCQECDGFLCDSCAEGHKEDEVTASHNVVKLSELALSDGVDSTNDSLCCSSHEGQTFQFYCNTCETAICEKCTEMEHADHVTLPLQDAMDDIKTSLQTNLEHVKAKYSLVQEALVKVEEVQTNLTSNYNECETDILKNFELVEDLVARRKHRLIDDLQVAYDRKHSVMKEQKQMLANLLDTIDSCCELTENAVKHGNETDILLVKKEMSEKLTVLSSPKKQFLPDENDLLVLLYTDMVPIEKVIKRFGSVKTNSAVAHETAASGEGLKQCFTGVKTTIGLTTKDRKGDVTKSGYGIFTAELTASSGKVTIPEVVDNGGGAYDLCYIATEDGAHQLDINLYGDPIKGSPFKIKSVPKPDGYELKPPSAGKVPSKSSSRQRTKRSTSTRSQGSNRRSNPIEDDLLDRIGSRGRNKGEFTNPQGLCTTSDGKILVADSNNQNIQVFNNTGDFKFRFGIRGRTAGQLQRPTCVGVTLNGNYVISDYDNKWVSIHGQDGKYLNKIGTGKLLGPKGIAVDKNGHIIVVDNKASCVFIFQSNGKMIHKFGSRGNMDHQFAGPHYVAVNDENDIIVSDFHNHCIKVFDSEGSFLFAFGSNGEGNGQFNAPTGVATDEHGNILVADWGNSRIQVFDNTGSFLSYVNTQADALYGPQGIAVTSDGNVVVADSGNHCLKIYKYLQ from the exons ATGGCCGACGACCGTGAACGAATCTGGGAGTCGCCCAGAGACCATAAGTTCCTGAGCTGCGGCATCTGTTTTGGCGAGTACGTGAAACCAAAGGTGCTGCCTTGCCTCCATACCTTCTGCGAACACTGCCTGGACCGGTACATTCCGTCGGAGAGTCTCTCCGTATCCTGTCCGACGTGTCAAAAGCAAagcattttaccaaaaaacggTGTTTCGGCGCTTCAAAATAATCTGTTGATAGGAACGCTCATGGATCTAATGGCGGCTGAAAAGGATTGTGTTGTCTGCCAGGCGCAGGGCAAGATGGCAACCAAATGCCAAGAGTGTGATGGCTTCCTCTGTGATAGTTGTGCTGAAGGTCACAAGGAGGATGAGGTGACCGCCTCACATAATGTTGTCAAACTAAGCGAACTTGCACTTTCTGATGGAGTGGACTCTACCAACGATTCTCTATGTTGTTCTAGTCATGAGGGCCAGACATTCCAATTCTATTGTAATACCTGCGAGACTGCAATCTGCGAAAAATGCACCGAAATGGAGCATGCGGATCACGTGACACTTCCCTTGCAGGACGCCATGGATGACATCAAAACAAGCTTGCAGACGAACTTGGAGCACGTTAAGGCGAAATATTCCTTGGTACAGGAAGCTTTGGTTAAAGTAGAAGAAGTTCAAACCAATCTAACAAGCAATTATAATGAATGTGAGACCGATATACTGAAAAACTTCGAATTAGTCGAGGATTTAGTCGCTAGGagaaaacatcgtctgattgACGACTTGCAGGTCGCTTACGATAGGAAGCATTCGGTGATGAAGGAACAGAAACAGATGTTAGCGAATCTTTTGGACACTATTGATAGTTGTTGTGAACTTACTGAAAATGCTGTCAAACATGGCAACGAAACAGACATATTATTAGTCAAGAAAGAAATGAGTGAGAAATTGACTGTATTAAGTTCGCCAAAGAAGCAGTTCCTTCCGGATGAGAACGATctgttggttcttctttataCCGATATGGTACCTATTGAGAAGGTCATCAAGCGATTTGGAAGCGTCAAGACGAATTCTGCTGTTGCACACGAGACTGCTGCGAGTGGTGAAGGGTTGAAACAGTGTTTCACTGGAGTGAAGACGACCATAGGCCTGACAACCAAGGATCGAAAAGGTGACGTTACGAAATCTGGTTATGGGATCTTCACGGCGGAGCTGACGGCAAGTAGCGGGAAGGTGACCATCCCTGAAGTCGTCGATAACGGAGGTGGGGCGTACGATCTGTGTTATATTGCCACTGAAGACGGGGCGCATCAGCTGGACATCAACTTATATGGAGACCCAATCAAGGGTTCGCCTTTCAAGATAAAGTCTGTCCCAAAGCCGGATGGATACGAGTTAAAGCCACCCAGCGCCGGTAAGGTCCCGTCGAAGTCTAGCAGTAGACAACGCACCAAGCGATCCACAAGTACAAGGTCGCAGGGGTCAAACCGAAGGTCAAACCCAATCGAGGATGACCTTCTAGATAGGATTGGGAGTAGAGGACGCAACAAGGGCGAGTTCACGAACCCCCAGGGACTTTGCACGACCTCGGATGGCAAGATCTTAGTCGCAGACAGTAACAATCAGAACATTCAAGTTTTCAACAACACCGGTGATTTTAAGTTTAGGTTTGGGATCCGCGGTCGTACTGCGGGACAGCTCCAGCGACCGACATGCGTTGGTGTGACCTTGAATGGGAATTATGTGATCTCGGACTATGATAACAAATGGGTCAGCATCCACGGCCAGGATGGGAAATACTTGAACAAAATCGGCACAGGAAAGCTGTTAGGACCTAAGGGAATTGCGGTGGATAAGAATGGACATATCATTGTCGTCGATAACAAGGCCAGCTGTGTTTTCATATTCCAAAGCAACGGGAAAATGATCCATAAATTCGGCTCCCGAGGTAACATGGATCACCAGTTTGCTGGGCCGCATTACGTGGCGGTAAATGATGAGAATGATATCATTGTATCGGACTTCCATAACCACTGTATCAAGGTGTTCGATTCCGAGGGAAGCTTCCTTTTCGCTTTCGGGTCAAATGGTGAGGGAAATGGACAGTTCAATGCACCTACAGGCGTCGCCACTGACGAACATGGGAATATTCTGGTGGCCGACTGGGGAAACTCGAGAATACAG gTTTTCGACAACACCGGCTCCTTCCTCTCCTACGTCAACACGCAAGCAGACGCCCTCTATGGGCCACAGGGGATAGCAGTGACATCCGATGGCAACGTGGTTGTGGCAGATTCAGGCAATCATTGCCTAAAGATCTATAAATATCTCCAATGA